A stretch of the Perca flavescens isolate YP-PL-M2 chromosome 3, PFLA_1.0, whole genome shotgun sequence genome encodes the following:
- the LOC114551733 gene encoding period circadian protein homolog 2 translates to MSEDSNPKHYLYSTLKGCERNRERVDFQMEEEEGSPCGSISQLHRMADSYKGCGGRDGVELEAELGLASEGSDSSHEHPALSGSPHTDRKRPRPPLHEDVEMGGSGSSGSGTESHGNESHGNESHGNESVGSSNANGKDSAFLESSLSNKSSNSHSPSPPSSSNAFSLVSSEQDNPSTSGCSSEQSAKAKTQKELFKTIKELKTHLPSEKRSKGKSNTVNTLKYALRCVKQAKATEEYYQLLMINDSQPPAFDVSSYTIEEINSITSEYTLKNNDIFAVAVSLITGKIVYISDQAASILNCNRDVFNNAKFVEFLSPQDVSVFYSFTTPYRLPSWRMCTEADSSPTECMQEKSFFCRISGGKEREGDLQYYPFRMTPYRMKVQDAELAEEQFCCLLLAERVHSGYEAPRIPTDKRIFTTTHTPNCVFQDVDERAVPLLGYLPQDLIGTPVLLNLHPSDRPLLLAVHRKILQYAGTPFDYSSIRFCARNGEYITIDTSWSSFINPWSRKVSFVIGRHKVRTGPVNEDVFAAPAFHGGKIVDSDIQEISEQIHRLLLQPVHNIGSSGYGSHGSNGSHEQLVSISSSGESNGNVVAGNPAEETNKAKPSRTFQEICKGVHMLKNQDSQVCLRFPPPWPSLSPSKPEQKKTSDPIVAAQKSPAVRLKDSAPPLQVRDSTAASMEDFTCKDQTVCSYQQISCLDSVIRYLDSCNIPITVKRKYQFSNSDDDKKGSEDGMEVPQDTNPDPLMLDAQPGLSNLKALKKPSSGAVAVVGGPLAPLTLPSKAESVVSITSQCSYSSTIVHVGDKKPQPKSEIIEDVVESPAPPALPVSVVTPPSQEKEAYKRLGLTKQVLAAHTQKEEQAFLNRCRELCNARTFQKDCFTYHHKQRGPASAEESSGLRSSAKQGTTRPETTAKKGNRNRKTNKPRMKHPDSSDSAVSNRKPRPPLQGLNQTSWSPSETSQSAFNVSYPAMGPAYPLYPTGPAAPAQAPCPDPSLSTGFGEGQSTQAPPTAAPFGATIVTPVVALVLPNYLFPQIGQLGQIGQLGAAPRPAFFPEQTQTQPAYTSQQLFQPPQPGYAMQTQPPFPVQTAFTPQQPFQAAPTPFTTPQPFQAAQTAYTTPQPFQTTQTPYTTSQSFQTAHTPYTTPQPFQAPQTAYTTQQSFAAQPSFPVQTQFVTQAPYPAQSFPMAMEPQEGAASRSATPASGAREPVTSPQLFESRCSSPLQLNLLSTEEGQRSVERQDSAAPLAGCPGYSTVAASGAAGAAGEKNENPQQVESPEDRAHSDGNSSSCDLLDILLQEDSHSGTGSATSWPPGSMASGSGSGYNGCGTSASGASGSRTGSSNTSKYFGSIDSLEHNSRAKAKTSSKGGSEGGQSQTKVSVQGKGELFIKNVLQEPLWLLMANADDKVMMTYQMPSRDIQRVLREDKERLRQMQKSQPHFSSDQRRELVEEHPWMRRGGLPAAINVKECMYCEDATAAPFEEDLSHMEMGELGEELSQEVQNALSQSEESQPQADTGC, encoded by the exons ATGTCTGAGGACAGTAATCCAAAGCACTACCTGTACTCAACCCTGAAAGGGTGCGAAAGGAACCGGGAAAGGGTCGACTTCcagatggaggaagaggaaggctCTCCCTGCGGCTCCATTAGCCAACTTCACCGCATGGCCGACAGTTACAAGGGTTGTGGCGGACGGGATGGAGTCGAACTGGAAGCAGAGTTGGGATTGGCCTCCGAGGGGAGCGACAGCAGCCATGAGCACCCGGCCTTGTCGGGCTCCCCGCACACCGACAGGAAGCGGCCACGCCCACCCTTACACGAGGATGTAGAGATGGGAGGCAGTGGCTCGAGTGGGAGCGGGACAGAATCCCATGGTAACGAGTCGCATGGCAATGAGTCCCATGGCAATGAATCTGTGGGCAGCTCAAATGCCAATGGCAAGGATTCCGCTTTCTTGGAGTCTTCATTGAGCAACAAGAG CTCAAACTCTCACAGCCCCTCGCCGCCAAGCAGCTCCAACGCCTTCAGTCTGGTGAGCTCCGAGCAGGACAACCCTTCAACCAGCGGCTGCAG CAGCGAACAGTCAGCCAAAGCTAAGACACAGAAGGAGCTCTTCAAGACCATCAAGGAGCTGAAGACGCACTTGCCGTCGGAAAAGAGGAGCAAGGGCAAGTCCAACACTGTCAACACGCTCAAATATGCGCTGCGATGTGTCAAACAGGCGAAAG cCACTGAGGAATACTACCAGTTGCTGATGATTAATGACAGTCAACCGCCAGCGTTTGATGTATCATCCTACACCATCGAAGAAATCAACAGCATCACCTCTGAATACACCCTCAAAAACAAT GATATTTTTGCTGTTGCCGTCTCACTCATCACGGGGAAAATTGTTTACATCTCGGACCAGGCGGCGTCCATCTTGAACTGCAATCGGGACGTGTTTAACAATGCCAAGTTTGTGGAGTTCCTGTCACCTCAGGACGTCAGCGTGTTCTACAGCTTCACCACGCCCTACCGCCTGCCCTCATGGAGGATGTGCACCGAAGCAG ACTCGTCTCCCACAGAGTGCATGCAGGAGAAATCCTTTTTTTGCCGCATCAG TGGTGGTAAGGAGCGTGAAGGAGATTTGCAGTACTATCCTTTCCGTATGACTCCATACCGGATGAAAGTCCAGGATGCTGAGCTGGCTGAAGAACAGTTctgctgcctcctgctggcCGAGAGGGTGCACTCTGGATACGAAG CACCCAGAATTCCTACTGACAAGCGTATcttcaccaccacacacacacccaactgTGTATTCCAGGATGTGGATGAGCG GGCTGTTCCTCTGTTGGGTTACCTCCCTCAGGACCTCATTGGGACCCCTGTGCTACTCAATCTGCACCCAAGTGACCGACCCTTGCTGCTGGCTGTGCATCGGAAAA TTCTGCAGTATGCTGGTACGCCATTCGATTACTCCTCGATCCGTTTCTGTGCGAGAAACGGTGAGTACATCACCATTGATACCAGCTGGTCCAGCTTCATCAACCCCTGGAGTCGCAAGGTCTCCTTTGTCATTGGCAGGCACAAAGTCCGCAC GGGTCCTGTGAATGAAGATGTTTTTGCAGCACCAGCTTTCCACGGAGGGAAGATCGTGGACTCAGACATCCAGGAAATTAGTGAACAGATCCACAGGCTGCTACTCCAA CCGGTCCACAACATAGGTTCTAGCGGTTATGGTAGCCACGGCAGCAATGGTTCCCATGAGCAGCTGGTGAGCATCAGCTCGTCGGGCGAGAGCAACGGGAACGTCGTGGCTGGGAACCCAGCGGAGGAGACAAACAAGGCCAAGCCTTCCAGGACGTTCCAGGAGATTTGTAAAGGGGTCCACATGCTGAAGAACCAGGACTCCCAGGTCTGCCTGCGCTTCCCTCCCCCTTGGCCCTCACTTTCGCCATCCAAGCCTGAGCAGAAGAAGACCTCTGACC CAATAGTGGCAGCTCAGAAGAGTCCAGCGGTGCGTTTGAAAGACTCAGCGCCCCCTCTGCAGGTCAGAGACAGTACTGCAGCCAGCATGGAGGACTTCACCTGCAAGGACCAGACTGTCTGCTCCTACCAGCAGATCAGCTGCCTCGACAGTGTCATCAG GTACCTGGATAGTTGTAACATCCCCATCACAGTGAAGAGGAAGTACCAGTTCTCCAACTCCGATGATGACAAAAAGGGCTCAGAGGATGGCATGGAAGTGCCTCAGGACACAAACCCAG ACCCTTTGATGCTAGATGCCCAGCCAGGCCTGTCAAACCTGAAAGCACTTAAGAAGCCTTCATCTGGGGCAGTGGCTGTGGTGGGAGGCCCCCTGGCTCCCCTCACCCTACCAAGCAAGGCTGAGAGCGTGGTGTCAATCACCTCACAGTGCAGCTACAGCAGCACCATCGTCCATGTGGGAGACAAGAAGCCTCAGCCAAAGTCTG AGATCATCGAGGACGTGGTCGAAAGCCCTGCGCCCCCAGCTCTGCCTGTCAGCGTGGTGACTCCCCCCAGCCAGGAGAAGGAGGCCTACAAGCGGCTGGGACTGACCAAACAGGTGCTGGCTGCACACACCCAGAAAGAAGAGCAGGCCTTCCTTAATCGCTGCCGAGAGCTCTGCAACGCCAGGACCTTCCAGAAGGACTGTTTCACATATCACCACAAGCAGAGAGGTCCAGCCAGTGCTGAAG AATCATCTGGTCTACGAAGTTCTGCCAAACAAGGCACCACCAGGCCTGAGACTACTGCCAAGAAGGGCAACCGCAACAGGAAGACCAATAAGCCACGGATGAAGCATCCTGATTCGTCAGACAGCGCCGTATCAAACCGCAAACCCCGGCCTCCTCTCCAGGGTCTCAACCAAACCTCGTGGTCCCCATCAGAAACATCCCAGTCAGCTTTTAATGTCTCCTACCCAGCCATGGGGCCTGCCTATCCGCTCTACCCCACTGGACCTGCAGCCCCAGCTCAGGCCCCCTGCCCTGACCCCTCCCTTTCCACAGGCTTTGGAGAGGGGCAGAGCACTCAAGCCCCACCTACTGCTGCTCCATTTGGCGCAACCATTGTTACACCTGTGGTAGCTCTGGTGCTACCCAATTACCTCTTCCCCCAAATAGGACAGTTGGGTCAGATTGGGCAGCTGGGGGCTGCTCCTAGACCAGCGTTTTTCCCTGAGCAGACCCAGACGCAACCTGCATACACTTCTCAGCAGCTCTTTCAGCCCCCACAGCCAGGCTACGCCATGCAAACACAACCGCCGTTCCCTGTGCAGACTGCCTTTACCCCCCAGCAGCCATTCCAAGCCGCTCCCACCCCCTTCACTACCCCGCAGCCTTTCCAGGCCGCTCAGACTGCCTATACTACCCCGCAGCCTTTCCAAACCACTCAGACCCCATACACTACCTCGCAGTCTTTCCAAACCGCACACACCCCCTACACTACCCCCCAGCCTTTCCAGGCCCCTCAGACTGCCTACACTACCCAGCAGTCCTTTGCTGCCCAGCCTTCTTTTCCAGTGCAGACTCAGTTTGTGACCCAAGCCCCATATCCTGCCCAGTCCTTCCCTATGGCCATGGAGCCCCAAGAAGGGGCGGCATCTCGTTCCGCCACCCCAGCCTCTGGAGCGAGAGAGCCCGTCACGTCCCCGCAACTGTTTGAGTCACGCTGCAGCTCGCCCCTGCAGCTCAATTTGCTGAGCACGGAGGAGGGACAGCGCTCAGTGGAACGGCAGGACAGCGCAGCGCCCCTCGCTGGATGCCCCGGCTACAGTACAGTAGCAGCATCGGgggcagctggagcagcaggggAGAAGAACGAAAATCCCCAACAG GTGGAGTCTCCAGAAGATCGGGCTCACAGTGACGGTAACTCCTCATCCTGTGACTTGCTGGACATCCTGCTTCAGGAGGACTCCCACTCTGGGACCGGATCAGCCACGTCCTGGCCACCTGGCTCAATGGCCTCAGGATCGGGCTCAGGCTACAACGGCTGTGGTACATCAGCTAGTGGAGCTTCTGGCAGCAGAACAG GGAGCAGCAACACCAGCAAATACTTTGGCAGCATTGACTCTCTGGAACACAACTCCAGGGCCAAAGCCAAGACGAGCAGCAAAGGAGGCTCTGAAGGCGGCCAGTCACAGACCAAGGTCTCAGTCCAAGGCAAGGGAGAACTTTTCATCAAAAATGTTCTCCAGGAGCCCCTCTGGCTGCTGATGGCAAATGCTGATGACAAGGTCATGATGACATATCAAATGCCATCCAG GGACATTCAGAGAGTTCTGCGAGAAGACAAGGAGAGGCTGAGGCAGATGCAAAAGAGCCAGCCTCACTTCTCCTCAGACCAGCGACGAGAGCTAGTGGAGGAACACCCCTGGATGAGGAGGGGAGGTCTACCTGCTGCTATCAATGTAAAG GAGTGTATGTACTGCGAAGACGCCACAGCAGCCCCATTCGAGGAGGACCTGTCACACATGGAAATGGGCGAGCTGGGCGAGGAGCTGAGCCAAGAGGTCCAGAACGCcctaagccaatcagaggagtCTCAGCCTCAAGCAGACACTGGCTGCTGA
- the her13 gene encoding hairy-related 13, whose protein sequence is MAPSARPSSTGLDMEEDESYYGIHKADRKTRKPLVEKKRRARINESLQELRTLLADTDFHSKMENAEVLEITVKKVEDVLKNRTQETDTLNQEASERFAAGYIQCMHEVHMFVSSCPGIDSTVAAELLNHLLECMPLNEDHLQNVLMDLITDTSGSNGSTWHGGDEALCTTLASPGGRSLSSSSSSALSPAPSTTSSEDLCSDLDETDSEHNQSSTEGLENREGLSMPTMTYPQSMWRPW, encoded by the exons ATGGCCCCCTCGGCTCGGCCCAGCAGCACTGGACTTGATATGGAAGAAGATGAATCCTACTACGGGATTCACAAAGCGGACAGAAAG ACCAGGAAACCTTTGGTGGAGAAGAAGAGGCGAGCTCGCATCAATGAGAGCTTACAGGAGCTGCGGACTTTGCTGGCAGACACAGAC TTTCATTCCAAGATGGAGAACGCAGAAGTGCTGGAGATTACGGTGAAGAAGGTGGAGGACGTACTAAAGAACCGAACCCAAG aaacagacacactcaACCAAGAAGCGAGTGAGAGGTTTGCAGCTGGCTACATCCAGTGCATGCACGAGGTCCACATGTTTGTGTCCAGCTGTCCTGGGATAGATTCAACAGTTGCGGCGGAGCTCCTTAACCATCTCCTGGAGTGCATGCCCCTGAATGAGGACCACCTCCAGAATGTGCTGATGGATCTAATTACTGACACTTCTGGGAGTAACGGCAGCACTTGGCACGGAGGCGACGAGGCGCTCTGCACGACTCTGGCTTCACCTGGAGGAAGGAGTCTATCCAGCAGCTCGTCCTCGGCCCTCTCCCCGGCCCCCTCCACCACCTCCAGCGAGGACCTGTGCTCCGACTTGGACGAGACCGACAGTGAGCACAACCAGAGTTCCACTGAGGGCTTGGAGAATAGGGAGGGCCTGAGCATGCCTACCATGACCTACCCTCAGTCTATGTGGAGACCCTGGTAG